The following are from one region of the Thermoplasmata archaeon genome:
- a CDS encoding DNA-directed RNA polymerase subunit N, with amino-acid sequence MIIPVRCFTCGKVVGSAFQPFVERTRGGEEPGAVLDTLGLKRYCCRRMILSHAELIDEVLPFG; translated from the coding sequence ATGATCATCCCCGTCCGATGTTTCACGTGCGGCAAGGTCGTCGGGAGCGCCTTCCAGCCGTTCGTCGAGCGGACGCGCGGCGGAGAGGAGCCGGGAGCGGTCCTCGACACGCTCGGGCTGAAACGGTACTGCTGCCGCCGCATGATCCTGTCCCACGCGGAGCTGATCGACGAAGTCTTGCCGTTCGGATAG